In Paracoccus fistulariae, a single window of DNA contains:
- a CDS encoding YceD family protein, whose amino-acid sequence MTASPSPQNRLRVAHLNPRAPTPFALQPDEATRAAIAQELELSDLPKLEFTGEIRAEGGDAWHLTGQLKARVVQPCVVTLKPVKTSLNETVERHYSPHVVVPEGEEIEMLDDSIEPLGQFIDLAAVMVEELSLALPEYPRADGAELGQDAIEDDSRDTRRPFEGLNQLMQGRKDD is encoded by the coding sequence ATGACCGCATCTCCGTCCCCGCAAAACCGCCTGCGCGTGGCCCATCTGAACCCGCGCGCCCCCACGCCATTCGCCCTGCAACCGGATGAGGCCACACGCGCCGCCATCGCGCAGGAACTGGAACTGTCCGACCTGCCCAAGCTGGAATTCACAGGCGAGATCCGGGCCGAGGGGGGCGATGCCTGGCACCTGACCGGGCAGTTGAAGGCGCGCGTGGTCCAGCCCTGCGTGGTGACGCTGAAGCCCGTCAAGACCAGCCTCAACGAAACGGTCGAGCGTCACTATTCGCCGCATGTCGTCGTGCCCGAGGGCGAAGAGATCGAGATGCTGGACGACAGTATCGAGCCGCTGGGACAATTCATCGACCTGGCCGCGGTGATGGTCGAAGAACTGTCGCTGGCGCTGCCGGAATATCCGCGCGCCGACGGGGCCGAACTGGGGCAGGACGCGATCGAGGATGACAGCCGCGACACCCGCCGCCCCTTCGAGGGGCTGAATCAGCTGATGCAGGGCAGAAAGGACGACTGA
- a CDS encoding outer membrane protein assembly factor BamE, which translates to MTTIRNLLILAFIVVTGLAACTPIYRNHGYVPTEMDLSQVVIGQTSIDELQGLIGQPSAQGLLTGSGWYYVGSRWRHYGAAEPEEVNRQVVAISFTPNRVVSNIERFGLDRGRIVLLSRRVTEGSVTEISLIGQLLGNIGNFQAGDIID; encoded by the coding sequence ATGACAACAATCAGGAACCTGCTGATCCTGGCATTCATAGTTGTCACGGGGCTTGCCGCCTGCACACCGATTTATCGCAACCACGGCTATGTCCCGACCGAGATGGACCTGTCGCAGGTGGTGATCGGCCAGACCTCGATCGACGAATTGCAGGGGCTGATCGGGCAACCCTCGGCGCAGGGTCTGCTGACCGGGTCGGGCTGGTACTATGTCGGCTCTCGCTGGCGTCACTATGGCGCTGCCGAGCCGGAAGAGGTCAACCGGCAGGTCGTGGCGATCTCTTTCACGCCGAATCGTGTGGTGTCGAATATCGAACGCTTCGGCCTTGATCGCGGCCGGATCGTGCTGCTGTCGCGTCGTGTGACCGAAGGCAGCGTGACCGAGATTTCGCTGATCGGGCAGTTGCTGGGCAATATCGGCAATTTCCAGGCCGGGGATATCATCGACTGA
- a CDS encoding SseB family protein, translating into MTALDELATIPFHDADAPQRARMLSRLADTELIVALGAEPVGDDVELRMFPLEDGQVALACDTEDRLSDFFGQPVHYIGLPGRVLAGLLRAEGAGLLVNPGHPSEMLLDAAMLDWLTGALAATPQEDLARLRLTAPARDTADALAPPLAARLSDMRGLISGAALVGVAGQGGAASHLLLIAGADPERQPQIAKALAETLAFLPPQPGGVDISFTENATAPGALFFDLSPPEQPEQPKAPKGPPILR; encoded by the coding sequence ATGACCGCGCTTGATGAGCTTGCCACCATCCCGTTCCACGATGCCGATGCGCCGCAGCGCGCGCGGATGTTGTCGCGGCTGGCCGATACCGAACTGATCGTCGCGCTTGGGGCCGAGCCTGTCGGCGATGACGTGGAACTGCGGATGTTTCCGCTGGAGGACGGGCAGGTCGCGCTGGCCTGCGATACCGAGGACCGGCTGTCGGATTTCTTTGGCCAGCCGGTGCATTATATCGGCCTGCCGGGCCGGGTACTGGCCGGGCTGCTGCGGGCCGAAGGTGCGGGGCTGCTGGTCAATCCGGGGCATCCGTCGGAAATGCTGCTGGATGCGGCGATGCTGGATTGGCTGACCGGCGCACTTGCCGCCACGCCGCAAGAGGATCTGGCGCGGCTGCGGCTGACAGCGCCGGCCCGCGACACGGCGGATGCGCTGGCCCCGCCGCTGGCGGCGCGGCTGTCGGATATGCGCGGGCTGATCAGCGGGGCGGCGCTTGTGGGTGTGGCCGGTCAGGGCGGCGCGGCCTCGCATCTGTTGCTGATCGCGGGGGCCGATCCTGAACGCCAGCCGCAGATCGCCAAGGCCCTGGCCGAGACGCTGGCCTTTCTGCCGCCGCAGCCGGGCGGCGTCGATATCAGCTTTACCGAAAATGCCACCGCGCCCGGGGCGCTGTTCTTCGATCTCAGCCCGCCAGAGCAGCCGGAACAGCCCAAAGCGCCAAAAGGTCCGCCCATTCTGCGCTGA
- a CDS encoding CDP-alcohol phosphatidyltransferase family protein: MHLRHKALFVHLLTATGAVLAMLSMLAAVDGKWSLMFGWLVVAFVVDGVDGPLARRYDVHANSPNYDGVIMDLIIDYLTYVFIPAYALFKSDLLSGWTGWFAIIVIVYFSVLYFADTRMKTKDNSFSGFPGCWNMVVLVLFATKPHWTIILLIVIVLTVAMFLNIKFVHPVRTERWREITLPVTILWTFFAGWAVIVNFHPASWANWGLVLTSLWLISAGALQQLFPERK; encoded by the coding sequence ATGCACCTTCGACATAAAGCCCTTTTCGTTCACCTTCTGACTGCGACTGGCGCCGTTCTGGCGATGCTGTCGATGCTGGCGGCTGTGGACGGAAAATGGTCGCTGATGTTCGGCTGGCTGGTGGTGGCCTTCGTGGTGGACGGGGTCGATGGCCCACTGGCGCGGCGCTATGACGTGCATGCTAATTCGCCCAATTACGATGGCGTGATCATGGATCTGATCATCGACTATCTGACCTATGTGTTCATCCCGGCCTATGCGCTGTTCAAATCCGACCTGCTGTCGGGCTGGACCGGCTGGTTCGCGATCATCGTGATCGTCTATTTCAGCGTGCTTTACTTCGCCGATACGCGGATGAAGACGAAGGATAATTCCTTTTCGGGATTTCCGGGCTGCTGGAATATGGTGGTGCTGGTCCTGTTCGCGACCAAGCCGCATTGGACCATCATCCTGCTGATCGTGATCGTGCTGACCGTGGCGATGTTCCTGAATATCAAATTCGTCCACCCCGTCCGCACGGAACGCTGGCGCGAGATCACCCTGCCGGTGACAATCCTGTGGACCTTCTTTGCAGGCTGGGCAGTCATCGTGAATTTCCATCCCGCAAGCTGGGCCAATTGGGGGCTGGTTCTGACCTCTCTCTGGCTGATCTCGGCCGGGGCGCTGCAGCAGCTGTTCCCCGAACGGAAATAG
- a CDS encoding ABC transporter substrate-binding protein: MLNRLKMSVAALALMAAPAMAQDAITLGMVLEPPNLDPTGGAAAAIDEVVYANLFEGLTRFGPDGTIRPALAESWEAQEEGKVYVFHLNEGVTFHDGSDFTAEDVVFSLNRARAEESTNAQKVLFEGIESVEAVDPLTVRVTLSAPDGNFPFKMAWGDAVMVDEGSVADIATKPIGTGPFKFDNWVQGDRITLSAFDGYWGEKPALKSATFRIISDPSAAFAAMMAGDVDAFPNYPAPETLPQLEADPRFRVIVGTTEGETILALNNAKPPLDNVKVRQAIAHAINRQDIIDGAMFGYGTPIGSHFAPHNPDYVDLTGKSGFDPEQSRALLDEAGTGPLTLRLALPPTPYARRGGEIVQAQLAAVGIQAQITNMEWAQWLETVFKGGDFDMTIISHTEPLDIDIYARPDYYFSYAKPEFVALMDELQTATSPDQRSALYKQAQEMIADDYVNAFLFQLAKTGVANAKIEGLWENAPTQANDLTQVRWTQ; encoded by the coding sequence ATGCTGAACAGATTGAAGATGTCGGTGGCGGCGCTGGCCTTGATGGCGGCACCCGCAATGGCGCAGGACGCGATCACCCTGGGTATGGTGCTGGAGCCGCCGAACCTGGACCCCACGGGCGGCGCGGCGGCGGCAATAGATGAGGTGGTCTATGCCAATCTGTTCGAGGGGCTGACCCGCTTTGGCCCCGATGGCACGATCCGTCCCGCCCTTGCCGAAAGCTGGGAGGCGCAAGAAGAGGGCAAGGTCTATGTCTTTCACCTCAATGAGGGCGTGACCTTTCACGATGGCAGCGATTTCACCGCCGAAGACGTGGTCTTCAGCCTGAACCGCGCCCGGGCCGAGGAGTCGACCAATGCCCAGAAGGTGCTGTTCGAGGGGATCGAGTCGGTCGAGGCCGTGGACCCGCTGACCGTTCGTGTCACATTATCGGCGCCGGACGGCAATTTCCCCTTCAAGATGGCATGGGGCGATGCGGTGATGGTGGATGAGGGCAGCGTGGCCGATATCGCCACAAAGCCCATCGGCACCGGCCCGTTCAAATTCGACAACTGGGTTCAGGGCGATCGGATCACGCTGTCGGCCTTTGACGGCTATTGGGGCGAAAAACCGGCGCTGAAAAGCGCGACCTTCCGCATCATCTCGGACCCAAGCGCGGCCTTTGCGGCGATGATGGCCGGCGATGTGGATGCCTTTCCGAACTATCCCGCGCCGGAAACGCTGCCGCAGCTAGAGGCCGATCCGCGCTTTCGCGTGATTGTCGGCACGACCGAGGGCGAAACCATTCTGGCGCTGAACAATGCCAAACCGCCGCTGGATAATGTGAAGGTCCGGCAGGCCATCGCGCATGCGATCAACCGTCAGGATATCATCGACGGCGCGATGTTCGGCTATGGCACCCCGATTGGCAGTCACTTCGCGCCGCATAATCCCGATTACGTGGATCTGACCGGCAAATCGGGTTTTGATCCAGAACAGTCCCGCGCCCTTCTGGACGAGGCCGGGACCGGGCCGCTGACCCTGCGGCTGGCCCTGCCCCCCACGCCCTATGCCCGCCGCGGCGGAGAGATCGTGCAGGCGCAACTGGCCGCTGTGGGCATTCAGGCGCAGATCACCAATATGGAATGGGCACAATGGCTGGAAACGGTTTTCAAGGGCGGTGATTTCGACATGACGATCATCAGCCATACCGAGCCGCTGGACATCGATATCTATGCCCGGCCCGACTATTATTTCAGCTATGCCAAGCCCGAATTCGTCGCGCTGATGGATGAGTTGCAGACGGCGACCAGCCCGGATCAGCGCAGCGCCCTTTACAAGCAGGCGCAGGAAATGATCGCGGATGATTACGTCAACGCCTTTCTGTTCCAACTGGCCAAGACTGGCGTGGCCAATGCCAAGATCGAAGGGCTGTGGGAAAACGCGCCGACGCAGGCCAATGATCTGACGCAGGTGCGCTGGACCCAGTAA
- a CDS encoding alanine/glycine:cation symporter family protein: MTQRVFNLAAATLAASFAAGLPAAAQGIDETVNAAFAKSTGWFVSFIFSNFPGTSFPWIVAWLVIAALIFTIYFGIIQFRAFGHAIALVKGDYSDPNDAGEVSHFQALATALSGTVGLGNIAGVAVAVGIGGPGATFWMILAGLLGMATKFTECTLGVKYRNEFSDGHVSGGPMYYMTKGFAERGVAGGKILAILFAIFCILGSFGGGNMFQSNQAHAQIANVVGRDFPGWITGLVFAVVVFLVIVGGLKSIARVTEKVVPFMGVIYVATALIIILINFDQIGNAFGQIFRGAFTWDGAVGGAVGALIQGFRRAAFSNEAGVGSAAIAHSAVRTKEPITEGFVSLLEPFIDTVVICTMTALVITITGQLVTDPETGMFVLNEAGTAIQTVSGNSGVALTSAAFSETFGWFRYVLAVAVILFAFSTMISWSYYGLKAWTFLFGEGKTKELTFKVIFCIFTWIGAAASLGPVIDFSDAMIFAMAVVNIIALYVLMPIVKRELNSYLDRLRSGEIRKFN; encoded by the coding sequence ATGACTCAACGTGTCTTCAACCTGGCTGCCGCAACCTTGGCAGCAAGCTTTGCCGCAGGGCTTCCCGCCGCCGCGCAAGGCATCGACGAAACCGTGAATGCGGCTTTCGCCAAATCGACCGGCTGGTTCGTCAGCTTTATCTTTTCGAATTTCCCGGGCACCAGCTTTCCATGGATCGTCGCCTGGCTGGTGATCGCCGCCCTGATCTTCACCATCTATTTCGGCATCATCCAGTTCCGCGCCTTTGGCCATGCCATCGCGCTGGTGAAGGGTGATTATTCCGACCCCAATGACGCGGGCGAGGTCAGCCATTTCCAGGCGCTTGCAACCGCGCTGTCGGGCACGGTCGGTCTGGGCAATATCGCGGGCGTGGCCGTGGCCGTTGGCATTGGCGGACCGGGCGCGACCTTCTGGATGATCCTTGCGGGTCTTCTGGGGATGGCCACCAAATTCACCGAATGTACGCTGGGCGTGAAATACCGCAACGAATTCTCGGACGGGCACGTCTCGGGCGGTCCGATGTATTACATGACCAAGGGCTTTGCCGAACGTGGCGTGGCCGGGGGCAAGATCCTTGCCATCCTGTTCGCGATCTTCTGTATCCTCGGCAGCTTCGGCGGCGGGAACATGTTCCAGTCGAATCAGGCCCATGCCCAGATCGCCAATGTGGTCGGACGGGACTTTCCGGGCTGGATCACCGGCCTTGTCTTTGCCGTGGTCGTGTTCCTGGTCATCGTCGGCGGTCTGAAATCCATCGCCCGCGTGACCGAGAAAGTCGTCCCCTTCATGGGCGTGATCTATGTCGCGACCGCGCTGATCATCATCCTGATCAACTTCGACCAGATCGGGAATGCCTTTGGCCAGATCTTCCGTGGCGCCTTTACCTGGGACGGGGCCGTCGGCGGTGCCGTCGGTGCGCTGATCCAGGGCTTCCGCCGCGCGGCCTTCTCGAACGAGGCAGGCGTCGGTTCGGCCGCTATCGCGCACAGCGCGGTGCGCACCAAAGAGCCGATCACCGAAGGCTTCGTGTCGCTGCTGGAGCCTTTCATCGATACGGTCGTGATCTGCACCATGACCGCGCTGGTCATCACCATCACCGGCCAGCTGGTCACCGATCCCGAAACCGGCATGTTCGTCCTGAACGAAGCCGGCACCGCGATCCAGACCGTCAGCGGCAATAGCGGGGTCGCGCTGACCTCGGCGGCCTTCAGCGAAACCTTTGGCTGGTTCCGCTATGTGCTGGCCGTCGCGGTGATCCTGTTCGCCTTCTCGACCATGATCTCTTGGAGCTACTATGGCCTGAAGGCCTGGACCTTCCTCTTTGGCGAAGGCAAGACCAAGGAACTGACCTTCAAGGTCATCTTCTGCATCTTCACCTGGATTGGTGCGGCGGCCAGCCTTGGCCCGGTCATCGACTTCTCGGATGCGATGATCTTCGCCATGGCGGTCGTCAATATCATCGCGCTGTATGTGCTGATGCCGATCGTCAAGCGAGAGTTGAACAGCTATCTGGACCGGCTGCGCTCGGGTGAGATCCGCAAGTTCAACTGA
- a CDS encoding universal stress protein — protein MSRKIVVGYDGSPASQRALDFAITRAAALGDSLIIAHVLEWSPYSFLTPTEIEERHTRRQEELDRAEAAIIAPMVKKVEASGVPVTSVMKYGHIADTLCKIAENENAALIFIGRMGHSGLSSRIFGSVAGTLAQVSPVPVTIVP, from the coding sequence ATGTCACGAAAAATCGTCGTCGGTTATGACGGCAGCCCGGCGTCACAACGCGCGCTGGACTTTGCCATAACCCGCGCTGCCGCGCTTGGGGACAGTCTTATCATCGCGCATGTCCTGGAATGGTCGCCCTACAGCTTTCTGACCCCGACCGAGATCGAGGAACGCCACACCCGTCGTCAGGAAGAGCTGGACCGGGCCGAAGCCGCGATCATCGCGCCGATGGTGAAAAAGGTCGAGGCATCGGGCGTTCCCGTGACCTCGGTCATGAAATACGGCCATATCGCCGATACGCTGTGCAAGATCGCCGAAAATGAGAACGCCGCCCTGATCTTCATTGGGCGCATGGGGCATTCCGGCCTGTCGTCGCGCATTTTCGGATCGGTCGCGGGTACGCTGGCGCAGGTATCGCCGGTGCCGGTCACCATCGTCCCCTAA
- the fucP gene encoding L-fucose:H+ symporter permease: MSDRGKFVYDGMKLPFTLIVICFAAWGIAANMTDPLVKVFSKIFSMSTLQASFVQFAYYGAYFCLALPAAFINRRYSYKTGVLVGLGCAIAGAFLFYPAAQSMTFGFFLLALFTLAGGLSILETSANPFVIAMGPEYNATRRLNFAQAFNPVGTNIGVFLSAALILPRLNPATPEERAAMDPEALRAVQSAELQAVMTPYVGFACVLLLIWVAIYMTKMPTEREAAADGPRELHFGASVRRLMKRRRYVFGVIAQFFNVAAQTCVWTFTIQYVIEAIGGTEAEAGRYLQISLLIFLVSRFVMVWLMGYIRPSVLLCIMALMGAVLCLFAVANPNMSGVWAVVLVSATLSLMFPTIYGVALEGLGEDTKFGAAGLVMAILGGALMPLVHGAIMDARGAAVSYIVPALCFLVVMSYGLFDLIAKRRHPRVAAPAE, translated from the coding sequence ATGTCCGACCGTGGTAAGTTCGTTTATGATGGGATGAAGCTGCCCTTTACCCTGATCGTCATCTGTTTCGCGGCATGGGGCATCGCCGCAAACATGACCGACCCGCTGGTCAAGGTCTTCTCGAAAATCTTCTCGATGAGCACGCTGCAGGCGTCTTTCGTGCAATTCGCCTATTACGGCGCATATTTCTGCCTTGCGCTGCCTGCGGCCTTCATCAACCGGCGCTATTCCTACAAGACCGGGGTTCTGGTCGGGCTGGGCTGCGCCATTGCCGGTGCCTTTCTGTTCTATCCCGCCGCGCAATCCATGACCTTCGGATTTTTCCTGCTGGCGCTGTTCACGCTGGCCGGGGGGCTGTCGATCCTGGAAACCTCGGCCAACCCTTTCGTCATTGCGATGGGTCCGGAATATAACGCCACGCGCCGCCTGAACTTCGCGCAGGCATTCAATCCGGTGGGCACGAATATCGGGGTGTTCCTGTCGGCGGCGCTGATTCTGCCGCGCCTGAACCCCGCGACACCGGAAGAGCGCGCGGCGATGGACCCCGAGGCGCTGCGCGCGGTGCAATCGGCGGAATTGCAGGCGGTGATGACACCCTATGTCGGCTTTGCCTGCGTTCTGCTGTTGATCTGGGTCGCGATCTACATGACTAAGATGCCGACCGAACGCGAAGCCGCCGCCGATGGCCCGCGCGAGCTGCATTTCGGCGCCAGCGTCCGTCGGCTGATGAAACGCCGCCGCTATGTCTTTGGCGTCATTGCGCAATTTTTCAACGTTGCGGCGCAGACCTGCGTCTGGACCTTCACCATCCAATACGTGATAGAGGCCATTGGCGGGACCGAGGCCGAGGCAGGGCGTTACCTGCAGATCAGCCTGCTGATCTTCCTTGTGTCACGCTTCGTGATGGTCTGGCTGATGGGCTATATCCGGCCTTCGGTCCTGCTATGCATCATGGCGCTGATGGGCGCGGTGCTGTGCCTGTTCGCGGTCGCCAACCCGAACATGTCGGGCGTTTGGGCGGTGGTGCTGGTTTCGGCCACGCTGTCGCTGATGTTCCCGACCATCTATGGCGTGGCACTGGAAGGCCTGGGCGAGGATACCAAATTCGGCGCCGCCGGTCTGGTCATGGCGATTCTGGGCGGCGCGCTGATGCCCTTGGTGCATGGCGCGATCATGGATGCGCGCGGGGCGGCGGTCAGCTATATCGTGCCCGCGCTGTGCTTCCTTGTGGTGATGTCCTACGGGTTGTTCGACCTGATCGCCAAGCGCCGCCATCCGCGCGTCGCGGCCCCGGCTGAATGA
- a CDS encoding 2-isopropylmalate synthase, with the protein MTDKNRVLIFDTTLRDGEQSPGATMTHAEKLEIAGLLDEMGVDIIEAGFPIASEGDFAAVSEIAKQAKNSTICGLARAQLPDIDRCWEAVKHAKSPRIHTFIGTSPLHRAIPNLDMDQMAERIEQTVTHARNLCDNVQWSPMDATRTEHDYLCRVVEIAIKCGATTINIPDTVGYTAPRESADLIRMLLERVPGADEIVFATHCHNDLGMATANSLAAVEAGARQIECTINGLGERAGNTALEEVVMAMRVRNDIMPFSTGIDTTRIMNLSRRVAQVSGFVVQPNKAIVGKNAFLHESGIHQDGVLKNVETFEIMRPADIGLNEANIAMGKHSGRAALRSKLKDLGFEVGDNQLKDVFVRFKALADRKKEVYDEDLVALMQDAAANTESDHMQVKHLRVVCGSDGQSADLTMIVDGEEKTVHAEGDGPVDACFNAVKAIFPHQARLQLYQVHAVTEGTDAQATVTVRMEEDGRIVSGQSADTDTILASVKAYVGALNHLVLRRAQISKDGDAKHITMYSH; encoded by the coding sequence ATGACAGACAAGAATCGCGTATTGATCTTTGACACCACGCTGCGCGATGGCGAACAGTCGCCCGGCGCCACCATGACCCATGCCGAAAAGCTGGAGATTGCAGGGCTTCTGGATGAGATGGGCGTGGATATCATCGAGGCTGGGTTCCCTATTGCCTCAGAGGGTGATTTCGCCGCCGTCAGCGAGATTGCCAAACAGGCGAAGAACAGCACCATCTGCGGCCTTGCCCGCGCCCAGCTGCCCGATATCGACCGCTGCTGGGAGGCCGTCAAGCACGCCAAAAGCCCGCGGATCCACACCTTTATCGGCACCTCTCCGCTGCACCGGGCGATCCCGAATCTGGACATGGACCAGATGGCCGAGCGGATCGAACAGACCGTGACACATGCCCGCAACCTTTGCGACAATGTGCAATGGTCGCCGATGGACGCGACGCGGACCGAACATGATTACCTGTGCCGCGTGGTCGAGATCGCGATCAAATGCGGCGCCACCACGATCAATATTCCCGATACCGTGGGCTATACCGCGCCGCGCGAAAGCGCCGATCTGATCCGCATGTTGCTGGAGCGGGTGCCCGGCGCTGATGAAATCGTCTTTGCCACCCATTGCCACAACGACCTTGGCATGGCGACCGCGAACAGCCTTGCCGCGGTCGAGGCGGGCGCACGTCAGATCGAATGCACCATCAACGGTCTGGGCGAGCGTGCGGGCAACACCGCGCTGGAAGAGGTGGTCATGGCGATGAGGGTGCGCAACGATATCATGCCCTTCAGCACCGGCATTGACACGACCCGGATCATGAACCTGTCGCGCCGGGTGGCGCAGGTCTCGGGCTTCGTCGTGCAGCCGAACAAGGCCATCGTCGGAAAGAACGCCTTCCTGCACGAATCCGGCATTCATCAGGATGGCGTGCTGAAGAATGTCGAGACCTTCGAAATCATGCGCCCCGCCGATATCGGCCTGAACGAGGCGAATATCGCCATGGGCAAGCATTCCGGCCGTGCCGCACTGCGTTCGAAGCTGAAGGATCTTGGCTTCGAGGTCGGGGACAACCAGCTGAAGGACGTTTTCGTCCGCTTCAAGGCTTTGGCCGACCGCAAGAAAGAGGTCTATGACGAAGACCTTGTCGCCCTGATGCAGGACGCCGCCGCCAATACCGAAAGCGATCATATGCAGGTCAAGCATCTGCGCGTGGTTTGCGGCAGCGACGGTCAGTCCGCCGATCTGACCATGATCGTCGATGGCGAGGAAAAAACGGTTCATGCCGAGGGCGACGGCCCCGTCGACGCCTGTTTCAACGCGGTCAAGGCGATCTTTCCGCATCAGGCGCGGCTGCAGCTTTATCAGGTTCACGCCGTAACCGAGGGCACTGATGCGCAGGCAACCGTGACCGTGCGCATGGAAGAAGACGGCCGGATCGTTTCTGGGCAATCTGCGGATACCGACACGATTCTGGCCTCGGTCAAGGCCTATGTCGGGGCATTGAACCATCTGGTTCTGCGCCGCGCCCAGATCAGCAAGGACGGCGACGCCAAGCATATCACCATGTATTCACACTGA
- a CDS encoding rod shape-determining protein: MAFGGLFSTDIAIDLGTANTLIYVKGKGIILNEPSVVAYHVKDGKRQVLAVGEDAKLMLGRTPGSIEAIRPMREGVIADFDSAEQMIKHFIKKVFKRTSFSKPKVIVCVPHGATPVEKRAIRQSVLSAGARKAGLIAEPIAAAIGAGMPITEPTGSMVVDIGGGTTEVAVLSLGDVVYARSVRIGGDRMDEAIINYLRRNQNMLIGDSTAERVKTSIGTARMPDDGRGATIMVRGRDLLNGIPKEIEISQAMVAEALTEPMQAIVEAVMVALEATPPDLAADIVDRGVMLTGGGAMLGELDLALREQTGLSISLADQPMNCVALGTGKALEYEKQLRHVIDYES, from the coding sequence ATGGCATTCGGCGGTTTGTTTTCGACCGATATCGCGATTGATCTTGGGACGGCGAATACGCTGATCTATGTCAAAGGCAAAGGGATCATCCTGAACGAACCTTCGGTCGTGGCTTATCACGTCAAGGATGGCAAACGGCAGGTTCTGGCCGTGGGTGAGGATGCCAAGCTGATGCTGGGCCGTACCCCGGGCAGCATCGAGGCCATTCGCCCGATGCGCGAAGGCGTGATCGCCGATTTCGACAGCGCCGAACAGATGATCAAGCACTTCATCAAGAAGGTGTTCAAGCGCACCAGCTTTTCCAAGCCCAAGGTCATCGTCTGTGTCCCTCATGGCGCGACCCCGGTGGAAAAACGTGCCATTCGCCAGTCGGTCCTGTCGGCGGGTGCCCGCAAGGCGGGGCTGATCGCGGAACCGATTGCAGCCGCCATCGGCGCGGGCATGCCCATCACCGAGCCGACCGGCAGCATGGTCGTCGATATCGGGGGCGGCACGACCGAGGTGGCAGTGCTGTCGCTGGGCGATGTGGTCTATGCGCGCTCTGTCCGGATCGGCGGCGACCGCATGGATGAGGCGATCATCAACTATCTGCGCCGCAACCAGAACATGCTGATCGGCGATTCCACGGCCGAGCGGGTCAAGACCTCGATCGGCACGGCGCGCATGCCCGATGACGGGCGCGGTGCGACGATCATGGTGCGTGGCCGCGATCTGCTGAACGGCATCCCCAAGGAAATCGAGATCAGCCAGGCCATGGTGGCCGAAGCCCTGACCGAGCCGATGCAGGCCATTGTCGAGGCCGTCATGGTCGCGCTGGAAGCCACGCCCCCCGATCTGGCGGCAGATATCGTGGATCGCGGCGTGATGCTGACGGGTGGCGGGGCCATGCTGGGCGAGTTGGATCTGGCGCTGCGCGAACAGACCGGGCTGTCGATCAGCCTGGCGGATCAGCCGATGAACTGCGTGGCTCTGGGCACCGGCAAGGCGCTGGAATACGAAAAGCAACTGCGCCACGTCATCGATTACGAAAGCTAA
- the mreC gene encoding rod shape-determining protein MreC: MARKGPDFIAPIRRVLIALMSIALITLFLFWRIDSPRAEQMRTAIIDRVVPSFDWALVPVTRFSQMVSGFQSYARIYEQNQELRRELQKMQAWKEAAVQLEQENSKLLAQNNVRIDPALTSVTGVVMVDSGSAFRQSVLLNVGARDGIIEGWATMDGLGLVGRIAGVGQRTSRVVLLTDPSSRIPVTVQPSGERALLTGDNTPLPLLDFIEAPDNVRPGDRVVTSGDGGVFPPGLVVGQVAQATDGRLRLRMAADYGRLEFLRVLRTHPAETVVDAGAIIVPGDRGFIGPQLPTSPVDAASATDPLSTGTEND, translated from the coding sequence ATGGCACGCAAGGGACCAGATTTCATCGCCCCGATCCGGCGCGTTCTGATCGCGCTGATGTCGATTGCCCTGATCACGCTTTTCCTGTTCTGGCGTATCGACAGTCCGCGCGCGGAACAGATGCGCACCGCGATTATCGACCGGGTTGTGCCCAGCTTCGATTGGGCGCTGGTGCCGGTCACCCGTTTCAGCCAGATGGTGTCGGGCTTTCAGTCCTATGCCCGCATCTATGAACAGAACCAGGAATTGCGCCGGGAACTGCAGAAGATGCAGGCCTGGAAGGAAGCGGCCGTGCAGTTGGAGCAAGAGAACTCGAAACTGCTGGCCCAGAATAATGTGCGCATCGACCCCGCCCTGACCAGTGTGACCGGCGTGGTCATGGTCGATTCCGGTTCGGCCTTTCGGCAATCCGTGCTGCTGAATGTCGGCGCCCGCGACGGCATTATCGAGGGCTGGGCAACGATGGATGGGCTGGGGCTGGTCGGACGTATCGCCGGGGTGGGTCAGCGGACCAGCCGTGTCGTGCTGCTGACCGACCCTTCCTCGCGCATTCCCGTGACGGTGCAGCCATCGGGCGAACGCGCGCTGCTGACCGGGGACAATACGCCGCTGCCGCTGCTGGATTTCATCGAGGCACCCGATAACGTGCGACCGGGTGACCGGGTCGTGACCTCGGGCGATGGCGGGGTATTCCCGCCGGGTCTGGTGGTGGGGCAGGTGGCGCAGGCCACCGATGGGCGGTTGCGCCTGCGCATGGCCGCAGATTACGGCCGTCTGGAATTCCTGCGTGTGCTGCGCACCCATCCGGCCGAAACCGTGGTCGATGCCGGGGCGATCATCGTGCCGGGGGATCGTGGCTTCATCGGGCCGCAATTGCCGACCTCGCCCGTCGATGCGGCCAGCGCCACCGATCCGCTGTCCACAGGCACCGAGAATGATTGA